Proteins encoded together in one Micromonospora auratinigra window:
- a CDS encoding SpoIIE family protein phosphatase translates to MSAEAGPTGNGGRDEHVRRVRLPADRRTPAAARALVRSVLAEADLDELANEALLLTTELTTNAVEHARTELDIEVAADGTGLTVTVTDFASGPVEELVVGVRNDTSDITEVAERGRGLLLVDHFASRWGTTYLRTGKGVWFRLDRAGTVPPTRVTAIDDRAARRTRAEGGEATPSAAAMSELMQTVPDPYADDPLPEFATDLLTRLAEMVGAAGGVVRLDRGDGQGVQPLARYGRQPREGNDLIRVPLAVHRPYAGELELDAAPSAYARPLAVLAAERLSLHLENDRLRRADIRRSAWLTFLAEASELLAQSLDVELTMALVPQLVVPRLGQWCAVHTTDEWGRLRLAAASHADESMLPQLHRQLAETGPDSVQARLREASRSASQMPLSGPMEGFAVPLVARGQRLGTLAVGRHQRHRHDADEVSVLEDVARRAALAIENARIHAERRRVAQTLQKSLLPPVLPVVEGIGFAAEYVPTGDDAEVGGDFYDVVPLPDGRWLVVVGDVSGKGVQAAAVTGLVRDVIRVLVGDGKPLPEVLGRLNETLVERGGGRYCTLALAAVGPGEGQFLDVSLHLAGHDRPVLLRGAGGASFVGTGGTALGLLDSIATPTAELALGPGDALIFYTDGVTERRRGRELFGTERLRESAVPLAGYSADVVAARLRATTIGFSVEPPRDDIAVLVLRNDAL, encoded by the coding sequence GTGTCAGCGGAGGCAGGGCCGACCGGCAACGGCGGCCGGGACGAGCACGTCCGCCGGGTCCGGCTCCCCGCCGACCGGCGTACGCCCGCCGCTGCCCGCGCGCTGGTCCGCTCGGTGCTCGCCGAGGCGGACCTGGACGAGCTGGCCAACGAGGCGCTGCTGCTCACCACGGAACTCACCACCAACGCGGTCGAGCACGCCCGCACCGAACTCGACATCGAGGTCGCCGCCGACGGGACCGGGCTGACCGTGACCGTCACCGACTTCGCCTCCGGCCCGGTCGAGGAGCTGGTCGTCGGGGTCCGCAACGACACCTCCGACATCACCGAGGTGGCCGAGCGCGGGCGTGGCCTGCTGCTGGTGGACCACTTCGCCAGCCGCTGGGGCACCACGTACCTGCGCACCGGCAAGGGCGTCTGGTTCCGGCTGGACCGGGCCGGCACCGTCCCCCCGACCCGGGTCACCGCGATCGACGACCGGGCCGCCAGGCGCACCAGGGCCGAGGGCGGGGAGGCGACCCCGAGCGCCGCCGCGATGAGCGAACTGATGCAGACGGTGCCCGACCCGTACGCGGACGATCCGCTGCCCGAGTTCGCCACCGACCTGCTGACCCGGCTCGCCGAGATGGTCGGCGCGGCCGGTGGCGTGGTCCGGCTGGACCGCGGCGACGGGCAGGGCGTCCAGCCACTGGCCCGGTACGGCCGGCAGCCCCGGGAGGGCAACGACCTGATCCGGGTCCCGCTCGCCGTGCACCGCCCGTACGCCGGTGAGCTGGAGCTGGACGCGGCCCCCTCGGCGTACGCCCGGCCGCTGGCGGTGCTCGCCGCCGAACGGCTCTCCCTGCACCTGGAGAACGACCGGCTGCGCCGGGCCGACATCCGGCGCTCCGCCTGGCTGACCTTCCTCGCCGAGGCGAGCGAGCTGCTCGCCCAGTCGCTGGACGTCGAGCTGACCATGGCGCTGGTCCCGCAGCTGGTGGTGCCCCGGCTGGGCCAGTGGTGCGCGGTGCACACCACCGACGAGTGGGGGCGGCTGCGGCTCGCCGCCGCCAGTCACGCCGACGAGTCGATGCTGCCGCAGCTGCACCGCCAGCTCGCCGAGACCGGGCCGGACTCGGTCCAGGCCCGGTTGCGGGAGGCGTCCCGCAGCGCGTCACAGATGCCGCTGAGCGGGCCGATGGAGGGTTTCGCGGTCCCGCTGGTCGCGCGCGGTCAGCGCCTCGGCACCCTCGCCGTCGGTCGCCACCAGCGGCACCGGCACGACGCCGACGAGGTGTCGGTGCTGGAGGACGTGGCCCGGCGGGCCGCCCTGGCGATCGAGAACGCCCGGATCCACGCCGAACGGCGCCGGGTCGCCCAGACCCTGCAGAAGTCGCTGCTGCCCCCCGTCCTGCCGGTGGTCGAGGGCATCGGCTTCGCCGCCGAGTACGTACCGACCGGTGACGACGCCGAGGTCGGGGGCGACTTCTACGACGTGGTGCCGCTGCCGGACGGCCGCTGGCTGGTGGTCGTCGGCGACGTCTCCGGCAAGGGCGTGCAGGCGGCGGCGGTGACCGGCCTGGTACGCGACGTCATCCGGGTGCTGGTGGGCGACGGCAAGCCGCTGCCGGAGGTGCTGGGCCGGCTCAACGAGACGCTGGTCGAGCGGGGCGGCGGCCGGTACTGCACGCTGGCCCTCGCGGCGGTCGGCCCCGGGGAGGGGCAGTTCCTCGACGTCTCGCTGCACCTGGCCGGGCACGACCGGCCGGTGCTGCTGCGCGGCGCGGGCGGGGCGAGCTTCGTCGGCACCGGCGGCACCGCCCTCGGGCTGCTCGACTCGATCGCCACCCCCACCGCCGAGCTGGCGCTCGGGCCCGGGGACGCCCTGATCTTCTACACCGACGGCGTCACCGAGCGGCGGCGCGGCCGGGAACTCTTCGGTACCGAGCGGCTGCGCGAGTCGGCGGTCCCGCTGGCGGGCTACTCCGCCGACGTGGTCGCCGCCCGACTGCGCGCCACCACCATCGGCTTCTCGGTGGAACCCCCGCGCGACGACATCGCCGTCCTCGTCCTCCGCAACGACGCCCTCTAA